Genomic segment of Arthrobacter antioxidans:
ACCGAACGGCGCGGGCAAGTCCACCCTGCTGTCCATGATGAGCCGGCTCCTCCCCCTCGACGCCGGGTCGGTGGTGGTGGACGGGCTGGACGTCAGCAGGACGGCGGGGCCCGCCCTCGCGCGGACCCTGGCCATCCTGCGCCAGGAGAACCAGCTGACCGTCCGGCTCTCCGTCCGCGACCTCGTGGGCTTCGGCCGCTTCCCGCACAACAACGGCCGCCCCACCGTCGTGGACCGCGAGCACATCGACCGCGCCCTCGATTATCTCGACCTGACGGACCTCGCCCACCGCTTCGTCGACGAGCTCTCCGGCGGGCAGCGCCAGCGGGCGTTCATCGCCATGGTGCTGGCCCAGGACACGGACTACGTCCTGCTCGACGAACCGCTCAACAACCTCGACATGAAGCACTCCGTGGACATGATGCGCTTGCTCCGCCGCCTCGCCGACGACCTCGGGAAGACCGTGGTGCTGGTCATCCACGACATCAACTTCGCCTCCTGCTACTCGGACACGATCCTCGCGATGCGCGACGGCGCCCTCATCCGCCAGGGCGCACCGGAGCAGATCATGACGCCGGCCGTGCTGCGCGAGGTGTACGACGTCGAGATCCAGGTGGAGCAGATCCGCGGCAACAGGATCGGCGTGTACTTCGCCTAGGCTGGCAGCATGGCGTCGGACAACATCGCGGACATCCTGACCACGGAGGGCTGGGAGCTGCTGAACTCCCTCGGCCCCTACACCGAGGCCGACAGCCTGCGCCTCACCGGGCAGCTGCGGAAGGCCGGCTACTCCCCCGAGGTGGTCGCCGCCGCCCTCACGCAGTCACGGCTCCGGGCGAAGGCGTCCGCCAAGTTCGGCCCCTTCGCCGAGCGCATGATCTTCACGAATGCCGGCCTCGAGCAGGCCACGCGCCTGACGGTCGCCGCCCGCCACGCCCAGCGCTTCGTCGACGCCGGACTGGTCAGGATCGCCGACCTCGGCTGCGGGCTGGGCGCGGACAGCATGGCCCTTGCCACCCTCGAGCGCGAGGTGACCGCCGTCGAGCTCGACGAGACGACCGCCGCGGCCGCGACGATGAACCTGCTCCCCTTCCCCAACGCGCGCGTCGTCAACGCGGACGCCTCCACCGTCGACACCACGGCGTTCGACGGCGTCTGGCTCGACCCGGCGCGCAGGACGACGACGACGTCGGGGACGTCCCGCCTCTTCGACCCGGAGGCTTTCTCACCCCCGCTGTCCTTCGTGCAGCGACTCGCGGACGGCGGCATGCCGGTGGGCGTGAAGATGGGCCCGGGCATGCCGCACGCGTCCATCCCGGCGACCTGCGAGGCGCAGTGGGTCTCCGTGGACGGTGATGTCACCGAGGTGGCCCTCTGGTTCAACGCGCTCCGCCGTGAGCGCGTCCGGCGGGCCGCCCTCGTCCTCGGGGCGCAGGGCGCTGCGGAGATGGTGTCGGAGCGGGACTTCGGCGACGGGCCCACACCCGCCGTCGGCGAACCCGCCGGGTATCTCTACGAGCCCGACGGCGCCGTCATCCGCGCCGAGCTCGTGGCGGATCTCGCCGCGCAGCTGGGCGGGCACCTGCTGGATCCGATGATCGCCTACATCTGCGCGCCGACGTTCACCGACACCCCCTTCGCACGCGCCTACCGGGTCCTCGAGGTCCGGCCCTACAACGTCAGGGCGCTGAAGGCCTGGGTCCGCGCCGAGGGGATCGGGGTGCTCGACATCAAGAAGCGCGGCACCTCGGTGACCCCCGAGGAGGTCCGCCGGCAGCTGCTGACCGGATCGGGCAAGGGCCGGAAGAAGGCCACCCTCGTCCTGACGCGCATCGGCGACGACCGCGTGGCGATCGTCGTCGAGCCCGTCGCTGCCGCCTGAGCGCGGGCCACACTTCCCTGCCCCCCGCAACCGGAGATCCGCGACGACCCCGGTATGTCCGGGTTCCTAGACTCGGTCGGGAGGACATCACCCCGGCGGAAGGCAGCACATGGCAGAGAGCACCAGCACAGCGGACACACGGCACGGGGTGCTGTTCGACGTGGACGGTACCCTCGTCGACTCCAACTACCAGCACACCATGGCCTGGTGGCAGGCCTTCCGGCGCTTCGGCCACGACGTGCCACTGGCCGAGATCCACCGCGCCATCGGGATGGGTGGCGACAAGCTCGTGGCGCACCTGCTCGGCGAGGACCGCGACACCGGTCAGGACGCCGACCTCGACGCCACGCACAGCGCCCTCTTCTCGAGCTACTGGCCGGGCCTGCGCGCCTTCGAGGGCGCCGGCGACCTGCTGCGCCGCTGCGCCGACCACGGACTGACCGTGGTCCTCGCCTCCTCCTCCTCGCAGCAGGAGGTGGGCGTCTCCCGCGGGATCATCGGCGCCGACGAGGCCATCAGCGCTGCCACCAGCTCGTCCGACGCCGAGAACAGCAAGCCGTCCCCGGACATCCTGGCGGCAGCGCTCGAGGCTGGCGGGCTCGACGCGGCGAACACCGTGTTCGTCGGCGACTCCATCTGGGACGTCAAGGCCGCGGCCGCACTGGGGATCCCGGCGGTGGGACTCGCTTCGGGCGGCACGAGCGAGGCGGAGCTGCGGGAGGCCGGGGCGGTGGAGGTCTACAAGGACATCAGCGCCCTGCTCGACGCGTTCGAGGACGGACCGCTGCGCCGGCTCGCGGCGTCGTAGCGGGGCGTCTGCGGAAGATCAGGACGTCGGTGAGGGCGTCGGTGAGGGCGTCGGTGAGGGCGTCGGTGAGGGCGTCGGTGCCGGCGGCGCGACGGTGCGCGCCGGTTGGCAGTCGGACGGCGCCGAGCAGGTCGGCTGTCTCGTAGATTTCGCGGCGAGCTGCCGGGTTCTGGCGTCCCTGGTGAACGCGGAGGAGATGACGTCGACGACGCCACCGGGCCGGGTCAGGTCGAGGGACGTGATGATGAGGTGGTTGTGCATCGGGTGGTTGCCCGCGTTGTGCCGCGGGTCGTGCAGCCTGGTTCTGGTAAACGGGACGTTCCCGACGGCGGCGTCACAGTGATGATGAGCTTTGCCGGCATCGATACCGGCCCGTGAATGCACCACAACAGCCTCCAAACTGTCGGTTTCATGAAACGCAGCAGATTACCGCGCCGTCGTGTCCTTGTCCGGCGATCATGTCGCGTCTCACGATCAGCGGTCGGGTCATCGCGAGGAAGCAGGCGGCCAAGCCTTCGAAGCCGTCACGGAAGACATCCGCCCGGCACAGCAGCTGAAGCCATACCGACCACCCCTGGATGACCAAGACAGTAAGGCTGCCCGGAACCACCCGCTCAACAACACAAGGACAGCAGACAGAAATGTCCGGGTCGGGAGCGGCGAAGGAGCGCCCGGGCCTCATCAGGCCGGGGCGGAGCGCAGGACCGCTCAGAGGTTGAAGGCTGGTAGCTTCATAGGCTGAAGCACCTATCAGAAGGACGTCCCTCGTGCCCGTTGACGATCCACTCCCGTTCGCGTTCCGCGCGACGGCGTACTACAGAACCTCGAGGTGGCTCCGCCGCCGAGTGCGCGCATTCCGCTACGACGTCCTATGGAGGGACGGCACCGTCGACCGGGACATCGACCTGGTCAAGGTCATGTATCGAAGGGCTGCAGCGGACTTTCAGGTCACCGAGACCGGCATGATGGAGCACACTCCCGACGTCGGGACCGGGGCGTGGATCGGCAACGCACGTGGCTTCCCGGTCGACGGACCCGCCTAGACTCACCCGGCTCTAGGCCCCGCAGGGCCGGCATGAGTCGGTCAGGAGTTGCGCAGGAACCAGGACCGGCCACGCCGCAGTGCAACACGCAGACGGTCAACGGCGTGCCCTGCAGCCGCATAACCCACGTCGCTGAATGAGCCTGCCCCGCCGCGGTACAGACTGAGCGCCTGGGCGGATGCTTCGCTGAGACCGCGCCGATCCGTGACGTTTACGGTGAGTCGACTTTCCGAGACAGACGCGAACCCGAGGCCCCGCGGAAGTTTCAAATCCGCGACAGCACTAGTCCGCTGTCTCGTAAAACTGTAATTTTTCGAGACATGCTCGGCGGGCGGTTGCCCTGGATGGGAGTTCCACGTGTGGTAGCGCCCCTTCCAGTGCGCAAAGCCAGGACCTGCATTCCCACCGCTATTTAGTTGCGGTTCAAACCGCTCTCGCCGCGGGTCAGCAGGACCCTCTTGTAATGGGATTCGGCGTCGTCAATCTGACGTGCCGGCGCGTTGGGCGAAAAGACCTGCAGGATGCTGAACTGAAAATGCCTCCGATGTGTGAGGTCGATGTTGCCCAGTTCGCGCAGGGCCGCGTTGCCGCCGTGGCCGGTCTTTGCGTACTCGCTCCAGCGGCTGAGGAATCCGTCGGCGCCGTCGGCCTTCCCGACATAGAGCCGACGCGTCGAGGTATCCGCGATGAGGTAGATGCCTCTCACGGAGGCGAGGGCGGCCTGCCACTCCCGATAGCGGGAGTCCACGGTGACTTCTTGCAGTGTTTCGAAGTCGACGATGATGGAGTCGAAGCCTGGAAAAGGAACCTGTGCGCGGTCGGCAATCTCGATGACGGGAACGTTCTCCGCCTGCTCCCCCACCTTCGCCCAGTTCACCGGGTCGGCCGTCCATTCGATGACCAGTCTGTCCTTATGGGCGGAGAAGACATCTGAGGGTGTTAAATCGAAAAACCGCTGAACGTCAGTGCCTTCGGACTCAATTTCACCGTGATTCTCATAAGCCGTGATGAACCGGCCGAGGAGGCCTGTGGTCCCTAGGAAGACCAGCCACATCCGGGGTGGGACCTTGGGTAATTTGCTGTGTCTACGGCCCTGGGTGCGCGTGTAGTCCCGCAAAGATTCTCCCCAAGCCACCGCATTGTCGGCGGAAAGTCCTCGTGCGGTGTGCCGGATCACGACCACATCATCGGGGTCCACGCCGGCCGCGCGCAAAAGGTGTCCAAGATCGAGCTTGCCGGTACTGTCGCTATTCACTTCTTTCTTCTCCCTGTATGTGTAAGGCCGCGCCCGCTCAGCTCACCGCAAGCTCCTAGGCCGCCTCTCCGTGGATGACCGGCGGCCGTGAGGGCAGCATTAGGACCGGGGCGGGACAACGCTCACGCAGGGCTACCTGGATCGGCAGGGGCGGCATCAGCCGGCCCCGCTCGATGAGCTCGAGGGTCCGCCGGGACTGCGGGACGGGCGTCTTCGAGTCTGCGTCGTGGTACTCGCCGGGGTGGGTGATCATGGCTGGCTTCTCTTGCTGGTGATGAATCCGTCCACAGGCTATTCGTTGCCGGTGACACTTCGGCGAGGTGCCGCGGCGGTGAGAATCGTCATCACGGCGGCGATCACCGGCTGGTGGTGAGCCCTCAGGCCGGCTCGGTGACGTCGATGATCATCCGGTTGCGGTCGGCGCCGAAGAATCCGCGGACGAGGCCGCCGATAGGCCGGCCCGATGGTAATTACGGGAGTCATTCGAGGCGCGGAGCTGGATCAGGTGAGCACCGAGGGCGCGACTTATGAAGACGCGAAAGCGCAGATGCTGTCCCGAGTGCCCGAAGAGTTCTCCCTGATTGCGGTTCACACGGATCGGGACTCGTAGGTCCTGACTGTCGGGGGAGGTCGGTATGGTGTGCCGGTGACTCCTGCTCCTCACCCTGGCTGGCACGGCATACCGCCGAGCGGACCGCTACGTGCCTCCGCTGCAGCTCGACCCACCCGATCGGCCGGTGACGGAGCCGGAGAAGGCACCTGCCCTGTGGGTGGAACTGGAATACCCTGACGGCTTGACACACTCAGACGCTCGTACGACGACGCGGATCGCTTGCACGATCCGCGTCGTCAAGGCCGCACTAAGCGAAGATGCCGAACCGAATTCGCCATCCAACGGTAAGATTCCGGCATGAAGACGGACGAGAAGACCCTGACCCGGGTCTACCGCATGCCGTTCTCTGCGGTATATCCCCACTACGTCACCAAAGTGGAAAGAAAGGGCCGCACGAAAGCCGAGCTGCACCATGTCATCACGTGGCTGACCGGCTTCACTGACGCCGACCTCGAGCGTCATTTAGCGCAGGAAACCTCGTTCGAGACATTTTTCGTCGACGCACATCTGAACCCCAACGCCCCACTGATTACCGGCGTCGTGTGTGGAGTGCGGGTCGAAGACATCGAAGACCCTGTGATGCAGAAAGTCCGCTATCTCGACAAGCTGGTCGATGAACTGGCCCGAGGCAAGACCATCGAGAAGATCTTGCGATCCTGACCCCTGCGTTTTCGCTCGCCCGCTGAAAGATCCTTTCGTGAGACCGACAGTGCTGGGGCGGACCGTCGGCGTCTCACCAACTTGGGTCGTTGCCGAGGGCGGCTTGTCTTCAAGTACTTGAAGTTCCTATCGTTGATGGAGTGAGCGCACCGACCATCCGAAGGACCTACACGATCAAGGAAGCGGCAGCTCTGACGGGTCTGCCAGCCAGCACGCTGCGCTATTACGAATCGATCGGCGTGATCACTCCGATCTCCCGCGGCGCGAGCAGCAAGCACCGGGTTTACACGCCGGAGGATCTGGATCTGTTGACCTGGGTCTCCTGCCTGAGCGCGACGGGCATGTCGGTGAGTGACATGCGTCGCTACATCGGGAACGGGGCGCTTGGGGCTGACGCTGCCCTGGAGCAGATCAAGCTGTTGAAGGCCCAGCAGGAACAGCTAGCCGTCGAAGCGAAATCCATCGCCCTGCGGAAACGGTACGTCGCACTGAAGATCGACTATTGGCAGGCCGTCCAGGCCGGAGATGAGTCCAGGGCTGCCCAGCTGTCGGACGAAGCACGCTCCCTGGCCGACGACCTCAAGAAGACCAAGACGCGGTAGAAGACACGCGCCCCTCCCAGCGGACAGGACGGTCCGCTGGGAGGGGCGCCCTCACGACGGAAGGCACCGAGATGAAATACACCCAGAGCGGCGGCCAGAGCACGGTCCGACCGGAGGATTGGTTCACGGGCACGGTCCACAGCGACGGCATCCGCAACCCCGACGAGCAGTCGGCGGTCGGCTGCGCCCACGTGCGGTTCAGTCCGGGCGCCCGCACCGCCTGGCACACCCACCCCAAGGGCCAGACCCTCCATGTCACCGACGGCATCGGCTACGTCGCCCGCCGCGGCGGGGCGGTACAGGAGATACGCCCGGGCGACGTCGTCTACATCGAACCCCACGAGGAGCACTGGCACGGCGCCACCGCCGACCGCTTCATGGCCCACATCGCCATTCAGGAAGCGGACGGCCAGGGCCAGGTCGTGACGTGGGGCGAGCACATCACCGACCAGGACTACGGCCAGCCGGCCGGAACCAGCAACTGAAAGCCCCAAAAGGAGAAAACGCATGACCACCACAGTTCACGCTTACGCCTCACCCTCCGCCGACGGGGACCTCGCCCCCACCACCATCGAACGCCGCGAGGTCGGCCCCCACGATGTCCTGATCGAGATCAAGTACGCCGGCATCTGCCACTCCGACATCCACACCGTGCAAGGTGACTGGGGTCCGCAGCCCTACCCCCTGGTACCCGGACATGAGATCGCCGGCATCGTCGCTGAAGTCGGCTCCGAGGTGACCCGGCACACCGTCGGCGACCGCGTCGGCGTCGGCTGCATGGTCAACTCCTGCGGGAAGTGCAAGAACTGCACCGCAGGCGACGAGCAGTACTGCGTCAACGGGATGGTCGGCACCTACGGTGCCACCGACCGTGACGGGACCATCACTCAGGGCGGCTACTCCACCCACGTCGTCGTCACCGAGGACTTCGTCCTGAGGATCCCCGAGGGCATCGAGCTCGACGCCGCCGCCCCCCTGCTCTGCGCCGGCATCACTACCTACTCACCCCTGCACCGCTGGGGCGCCGGGCCTGGCAAGAAGGTCGCCGTGATCGGCCTCGGCGGCCTCGGCCACATGGCCGTCAAGATCGCACACGCCATGGGCGCCGAAGTGACCGTCCTCTCACAATCCCTCAAGAAGCAGGAAGACGGCCTCCGCTTGGGCGCGGACCACTACTACGCCACCAGCGACGAAACCACGTTCACCGACCTGGCCCGCTCCTTCGATCTCATCATCAACACGGTCAGCGCCCGGATCGACATCAGCGCCTTCCTTGAACTCCTGACGGTCGACGGCGCTCTGGTCAACGTCGGCGCGCCCGCCGAGCCACTACCGGTGAACGCGATGGCGCTCATCGGCGGACGCCGCTCCTTCGCAGGCTCCATGATCGGCGGCATCGCCGAAACACAGGAAATGCTCGACTTCTGCGCCCAGAATGGCATCGGTGCTGAGATCGAGGTCATCCCTGCCGAGAAGATCAACGACGCCTACGAGCGGGTCCTCTCCTCGGACGTCCGCTACCGCTTCGTCATCGACGCCGCCACCTTCGCCTAGGCGACACAACCCGGGACATGTCAAGACCCCTACCAACGCGACCCACCCTGGATTGGAACGTGGTGGTAGGGGTGCCCCGGCCCTGCAGGCCGACAGCACCGCCGTCCCGCTTCCAGGCAACTAGGCCGCCGCCACCTTCACCAACAAGCACCACCCCGCGTGAAGAAAGCACCGTGGAACTCAACGACCTCACAAGACTCACACCCACCGAGCGGCTGCACGATAAGGCAGCGTTGCATGAGGTCTAGACCCGCAAACGCTTGCGTCGCAAAAGCCTCGATCGGACCCTAAAACAACGCGATTCGAGCCGTCCTGCGCTGTGGCGTTTGGGTGTACCTGGTGCAACACCTGTGGCAGCGAAGTGACGCCTGAAAGGGGGGAGCAACGGGGCGTTGTGCGAGACGATTCACGAACCTGCTCCGCGCGTAGTCCCTGAACAGGCGGGCTCCCCTCGCGGGTGGGGGGGGGCGGCTGGGGCACGGCGCAGGCGGGCGGCCACGGGGATCTCGTTCAGGCGGCGCGTTCGAACCAGTCGAGCGAGAGGCCAGCGACCGCATCGGGGGCGTCGTCGGTGATGAAGTGAGCCGCGTCGTCGACGTAGGCGAACTCGACGCGGTCGGCGTATCGCTCGGGGTCACGGCAGATACGCCCCATAAGCTCCTCGGTGGTGGGGTGGTCGCGGCGGCCGAACACGACGAGGGTCGGCGCCGTGAGCCGCCGGCGTTGGTAGACGCCGCGCATCATGCGCGCGGCCTCGGGCAGGACCATGCGGCGCAGGAGCGGACGCACCGCGGCGTCGATGTCCGGTCGGCGCATCGGGGCGAGGTGGGTATCGATGACTGCCTCCGACATCGGGCAGGCGGCGTACCTCGCGGAGAAGGTCCAGCGCAGCGAGGCGCCCGGGCGGTGCCAGACGAGCGGGGGCAGGTGATAGAAGGCCGGAAGGAGCTTAGGACTGAAGTCGAAGAAGCCCGGCCACACGGACAGCTGCACCGCCGTCCGGACCCGCTCGGGGTGGTCGTAGGTGAGCTGCATCGCGGTGAGGACGCTCATGTCGTGGGAGACGAGGTGGGCATGCTCGACGTCGAGGGCGTCATAGAGGGCGAGCAGGTCGCGGAGCCTGGTCTCACGGTCGATGCGCGGGTCGTCGGCCTCCGTCCAGCCGGCCCCACGCAGGTCGGGGCAGAGCACGCGGTAGCCGCGGGCGGCGATGACCGGCGCGATGGCGTGCCATTGCCACCAGTGCTCCGGGAAGCCGTGCAGCAGCAGGACCGGCTCCCCCGCGCCGATGGCGGCGACGTGGGTCCGCAGACCGGGCGTCTCCACCACGAGATGCTCGAAGCCTGGGGCCTTGGGCATCGGCGGTGACCAGGTCGGTGTGGACGTGGGCGTGGGCATGACGACCTCCTTCGGGTGGGCGGAGATACTATGTTTATCGGAATCTCGAATGGGGATCAGCTGCCTTCAACGGGCGGGCAGCTCCATGAATGCGCGGAGACGACGGGTGACCTCTGCGGGATTGTCGTCGACGAGGAAGTGCCCGCCGCCGGGGACAAACTCGACGGTCAGGTCCGGTGCGTCCTGAGGTGATACACCGAGTGCGTCATGTGGCAGGAGCCCGTCGTCGGCACCGAATAGCACGAGGGTAGGTGTGCGCAGAACCCGGCCACGGTAGGTCCCGCGCAGAATATTCATGAACCCAGGAAGTATCACTCGCCGGTAGAGCTTTGACGCCGCCCGCGCCCTTGCCGGATCGCGCAAGGCGGCGACGTACGCCTCGACGTCGTCGTCACGCATCGGCTGCACCTCGAATGACCGGAGCAGCCAGTACGCAAGCCGCTGACGCCCCCGCGACAGGAGCCTCGGGCCGAGCCCAGGCGTTGCGATCACCCACTGAAACCACAGGTGCGGCATTGCTCGCATCATCGCGCCCGCAAGCGTCGGGGTCATCCGGATGTACGGGGCAGGGACCGCGATCGCCG
This window contains:
- a CDS encoding ABC transporter ATP-binding protein, yielding MITIDHATKRYGAATVVDDVSCTIPRGGVTSIIGPNGAGKSTLLSMMSRLLPLDAGSVVVDGLDVSRTAGPALARTLAILRQENQLTVRLSVRDLVGFGRFPHNNGRPTVVDREHIDRALDYLDLTDLAHRFVDELSGGQRQRAFIAMVLAQDTDYVLLDEPLNNLDMKHSVDMMRLLRRLADDLGKTVVLVIHDINFASCYSDTILAMRDGALIRQGAPEQIMTPAVLREVYDVEIQVEQIRGNRIGVYFA
- a CDS encoding class I SAM-dependent methyltransferase, with product MASDNIADILTTEGWELLNSLGPYTEADSLRLTGQLRKAGYSPEVVAAALTQSRLRAKASAKFGPFAERMIFTNAGLEQATRLTVAARHAQRFVDAGLVRIADLGCGLGADSMALATLEREVTAVELDETTAAAATMNLLPFPNARVVNADASTVDTTAFDGVWLDPARRTTTTSGTSRLFDPEAFSPPLSFVQRLADGGMPVGVKMGPGMPHASIPATCEAQWVSVDGDVTEVALWFNALRRERVRRAALVLGAQGAAEMVSERDFGDGPTPAVGEPAGYLYEPDGAVIRAELVADLAAQLGGHLLDPMIAYICAPTFTDTPFARAYRVLEVRPYNVRALKAWVRAEGIGVLDIKKRGTSVTPEEVRRQLLTGSGKGRKKATLVLTRIGDDRVAIVVEPVAAA
- a CDS encoding HAD family hydrolase — translated: MAESTSTADTRHGVLFDVDGTLVDSNYQHTMAWWQAFRRFGHDVPLAEIHRAIGMGGDKLVAHLLGEDRDTGQDADLDATHSALFSSYWPGLRAFEGAGDLLRRCADHGLTVVLASSSSQQEVGVSRGIIGADEAISAATSSSDAENSKPSPDILAAALEAGGLDAANTVFVGDSIWDVKAAAALGIPAVGLASGGTSEAELREAGAVEVYKDISALLDAFEDGPLRRLAAS
- a CDS encoding GIY-YIG nuclease family protein — its product is MNSDSTGKLDLGHLLRAAGVDPDDVVVIRHTARGLSADNAVAWGESLRDYTRTQGRRHSKLPKVPPRMWLVFLGTTGLLGRFITAYENHGEIESEGTDVQRFFDLTPSDVFSAHKDRLVIEWTADPVNWAKVGEQAENVPVIEIADRAQVPFPGFDSIIVDFETLQEVTVDSRYREWQAALASVRGIYLIADTSTRRLYVGKADGADGFLSRWSEYAKTGHGGNAALRELGNIDLTHRRHFQFSILQVFSPNAPARQIDDAESHYKRVLLTRGESGLNRN
- a CDS encoding DUF2200 domain-containing protein; the encoded protein is MKTDEKTLTRVYRMPFSAVYPHYVTKVERKGRTKAELHHVITWLTGFTDADLERHLAQETSFETFFVDAHLNPNAPLITGVVCGVRVEDIEDPVMQKVRYLDKLVDELARGKTIEKILRS
- a CDS encoding MerR family transcriptional regulator, with the translated sequence MSAPTIRRTYTIKEAAALTGLPASTLRYYESIGVITPISRGASSKHRVYTPEDLDLLTWVSCLSATGMSVSDMRRYIGNGALGADAALEQIKLLKAQQEQLAVEAKSIALRKRYVALKIDYWQAVQAGDESRAAQLSDEARSLADDLKKTKTR
- a CDS encoding cupin domain-containing protein — translated: MKYTQSGGQSTVRPEDWFTGTVHSDGIRNPDEQSAVGCAHVRFSPGARTAWHTHPKGQTLHVTDGIGYVARRGGAVQEIRPGDVVYIEPHEEHWHGATADRFMAHIAIQEADGQGQVVTWGEHITDQDYGQPAGTSN
- a CDS encoding NAD(P)-dependent alcohol dehydrogenase yields the protein MTTTVHAYASPSADGDLAPTTIERREVGPHDVLIEIKYAGICHSDIHTVQGDWGPQPYPLVPGHEIAGIVAEVGSEVTRHTVGDRVGVGCMVNSCGKCKNCTAGDEQYCVNGMVGTYGATDRDGTITQGGYSTHVVVTEDFVLRIPEGIELDAAAPLLCAGITTYSPLHRWGAGPGKKVAVIGLGGLGHMAVKIAHAMGAEVTVLSQSLKKQEDGLRLGADHYYATSDETTFTDLARSFDLIINTVSARIDISAFLELLTVDGALVNVGAPAEPLPVNAMALIGGRRSFAGSMIGGIAETQEMLDFCAQNGIGAEIEVIPAEKINDAYERVLSSDVRYRFVIDAATFA
- a CDS encoding alpha/beta fold hydrolase: MPTPTSTPTWSPPMPKAPGFEHLVVETPGLRTHVAAIGAGEPVLLLHGFPEHWWQWHAIAPVIAARGYRVLCPDLRGAGWTEADDPRIDRETRLRDLLALYDALDVEHAHLVSHDMSVLTAMQLTYDHPERVRTAVQLSVWPGFFDFSPKLLPAFYHLPPLVWHRPGASLRWTFSARYAACPMSEAVIDTHLAPMRRPDIDAAVRPLLRRMVLPEAARMMRGVYQRRRLTAPTLVVFGRRDHPTTEELMGRICRDPERYADRVEFAYVDDAAHFITDDAPDAVAGLSLDWFERAA
- a CDS encoding alpha/beta fold hydrolase, with amino-acid sequence MNEQAGASAVRGHMVMVAGLKVHVVEAGSGTPVLLLHGFPQSSREYAAVMAHLSHTARVIAPDLRGAGQTDAPAEGYDLDTLVADVVGLLDALGLNRVALVAHDWSALIGFEVCLRHPDRVSRYAAIAVPAPYIRMTPTLAGAMMRAMPHLWFQWVIATPGLGPRLLSRGRQRLAYWLLRSFEVQPMRDDDVEAYVAALRDPARARAASKLYRRVILPGFMNILRGTYRGRVLRTPTLVLFGADDGLLPHDALGVSPQDAPDLTVEFVPGGGHFLVDDNPAEVTRRLRAFMELPAR